One genomic window of Arthrobacter sp. KBS0703 includes the following:
- a CDS encoding PEP/pyruvate-binding domain-containing protein, whose protein sequence is MGLPERGAPDPLVLQLGQLGSQPLQLVGGKALNLGRLADAGFPVPAGFCLTTAAYRMAVPPELAALAACLDDLAAGTARTGEAPAAGSSGHEDTHRGTAQAETAQRDDAQRDTAQHGMAQRARELVGTAPVPPEVEAAVRTAYAAMSEPPPAGNAPHASIEPAVAVRSSATAEDLPFASFAGQQDSFLNIVGADAVIQAVRRCWASLWTDRAVAYRSANGIRHGDVGLAVVVQHVVDAAAAGVLFSANPVTGTRGETVIDASAGPGAAVVSGAVAPDHFVVETATGKIRQSSPRRNESGPGDRASPSLTEAQVRELTSLGLSAQELFGEPQDVEWVLDAEGTIWLTQSRPITTLYPLPDPASAKPFGLESAPDAETRVYLCGTLLQGLTRPLTPMGLSMMGMMGNRRSPWTYVSPGLRMYADLTPLIRTASGRRMLLKWVPLADGRSAAVLPALLDDPRFGLTNAPPRRSRTRAAEWVRGDGTAGLATIVWLVPALIRAVLRPKAELRRAFRYGKRLEADLALPQPATAFRRLDHAQHAPARMVDDLIRATLPAPAAGYAMLGLARWLLRGVAEPRELEAVLRGLPHNVTTEMDLELWSLAVSVRDDAPSREAFLRGRPDELAVNYAAGELPHVAQTGLHRFLDRYGHRAVAEIDLGMPRWSEKPDHLLGMISNYLRVEDPELAPDRQFDRAADHAEARISSLVARAGAVSPLRGRLVAFCLHRTRQLAGLRELPKFYVVTVFGEVHRQLAAIGAELAKAGTIAAADDVFFLTFDEVRVGLRGGELKEMVADRRRIYDAELRRRRIPRLLLSDGTDVEAAIASAAGAPGALVGTPASAGTAEGRVRVIMDPVGAHLEPGEILVSPSTDPGWTPLFLTAGALVMEMGGVISHGAVVAREYGIPAVVGVPDATTRLRTGQTVVVDGAAGTITEVATEPDGGTLP, encoded by the coding sequence ATGGGCCTTCCGGAGCGCGGCGCGCCTGACCCGCTCGTGCTGCAACTCGGCCAGCTGGGCTCGCAGCCCCTGCAGCTCGTGGGCGGGAAAGCCCTAAATCTCGGGCGGCTCGCCGACGCCGGCTTTCCGGTGCCCGCCGGGTTCTGCCTGACCACGGCCGCCTACCGGATGGCGGTTCCTCCCGAGCTGGCCGCGCTGGCGGCCTGCCTGGACGATCTGGCGGCCGGAACAGCACGCACCGGCGAGGCGCCGGCCGCCGGCAGTTCCGGCCATGAGGACACGCACCGCGGGACCGCACAGGCGGAGACCGCACAGCGGGACGATGCACAGCGGGACACCGCACAGCACGGGATGGCGCAGCGTGCCAGGGAGCTCGTGGGGACGGCACCCGTCCCGCCCGAGGTGGAGGCAGCCGTCCGGACGGCCTACGCGGCGATGAGCGAGCCGCCGCCCGCCGGCAACGCGCCGCACGCCAGTATCGAACCCGCGGTGGCGGTGCGGTCCTCCGCCACCGCCGAGGACCTGCCCTTCGCGAGCTTCGCCGGACAGCAGGATTCCTTCCTCAACATCGTCGGCGCCGACGCCGTGATCCAGGCGGTTCGGCGCTGCTGGGCCTCACTCTGGACGGACCGGGCGGTGGCGTACCGTTCGGCCAATGGGATCCGCCATGGCGACGTCGGCCTCGCCGTCGTCGTTCAGCATGTTGTGGACGCCGCCGCCGCCGGCGTGCTGTTCAGCGCAAACCCGGTCACGGGGACGCGCGGCGAGACGGTCATCGATGCGAGCGCCGGCCCCGGGGCGGCGGTGGTGTCCGGAGCGGTGGCTCCGGACCATTTCGTGGTGGAGACGGCCACGGGAAAGATCCGGCAGTCCAGCCCGCGACGCAACGAGTCCGGACCAGGCGACCGAGCCAGCCCAAGCCTGACCGAAGCGCAGGTCCGTGAACTCACCTCGTTGGGCCTATCAGCCCAGGAGCTTTTCGGGGAACCGCAGGACGTGGAGTGGGTCCTCGACGCCGAGGGCACAATCTGGCTGACCCAGTCACGGCCGATCACCACCCTGTACCCCCTGCCTGATCCAGCGTCGGCCAAGCCTTTCGGGCTGGAATCGGCGCCGGACGCTGAAACCCGCGTGTATCTCTGCGGCACTCTGCTGCAGGGGCTGACGCGTCCCCTCACGCCAATGGGGCTCTCGATGATGGGAATGATGGGAAACCGCAGGTCGCCCTGGACGTATGTTAGTCCCGGACTGAGGATGTACGCGGACCTGACGCCTTTGATCCGCACCGCGTCCGGCCGCCGGATGCTGCTGAAGTGGGTTCCCCTCGCGGACGGGAGATCGGCTGCTGTCCTGCCCGCGCTCCTCGACGACCCGAGATTCGGCCTCACCAACGCCCCGCCCCGGCGGTCCAGAACTAGGGCAGCGGAATGGGTCCGCGGGGACGGCACGGCGGGCTTGGCCACGATCGTATGGCTGGTCCCCGCCCTGATCCGCGCCGTCCTCCGGCCAAAGGCTGAGCTGCGCCGGGCTTTTCGCTACGGAAAGCGACTCGAGGCGGACCTCGCCCTGCCCCAGCCCGCAACAGCGTTCAGGAGGCTTGACCACGCCCAGCACGCCCCGGCCCGCATGGTTGATGACCTGATCCGGGCTACGCTGCCGGCACCCGCCGCCGGGTACGCCATGCTGGGTCTGGCCCGCTGGCTCCTGCGCGGAGTGGCCGAACCCCGTGAGCTGGAGGCAGTCCTGCGCGGGCTCCCACACAATGTGACGACCGAAATGGACCTTGAACTTTGGAGCCTGGCTGTTTCCGTCCGCGACGACGCCCCCTCGCGGGAGGCTTTCCTGCGCGGGCGTCCCGACGAACTGGCCGTCAACTATGCCGCCGGGGAGCTGCCGCACGTGGCCCAGACGGGCCTGCACCGCTTCCTGGATCGGTACGGCCACCGAGCCGTGGCCGAAATCGACCTGGGCATGCCGCGGTGGTCCGAGAAGCCGGACCACCTCCTCGGAATGATCTCCAACTACCTGAGGGTGGAGGATCCTGAGCTGGCACCGGACCGGCAGTTCGACCGGGCGGCCGACCATGCCGAAGCCAGGATCAGCAGTCTCGTGGCACGGGCCGGGGCGGTGAGCCCGTTGCGGGGCCGCCTCGTGGCTTTCTGCCTGCACCGGACGCGGCAGCTCGCCGGCCTGCGCGAACTGCCCAAGTTTTACGTGGTGACCGTCTTTGGCGAAGTCCACCGGCAACTCGCTGCCATCGGCGCCGAGCTGGCCAAGGCAGGCACCATAGCGGCTGCAGACGACGTCTTCTTCCTGACCTTCGATGAGGTCCGCGTGGGGCTTCGCGGCGGCGAGCTGAAGGAAATGGTCGCGGATCGCCGTCGCATCTACGATGCGGAACTTCGGCGGAGGCGGATACCGCGGCTCCTGCTCTCCGACGGCACAGACGTAGAAGCCGCCATCGCGAGCGCCGCTGGCGCCCCGGGCGCACTCGTTGGGACACCTGCGTCGGCCGGGACGGCCGAGGGCAGGGTCAGGGTGATTATGGACCCCGTAGGCGCGCACCTGGAACCAGGGGAAATCCTGGTGTCGCCGTCCACCGATCCGGGCTGGACACCGCTTTTCCTAACTGCCGGCGCCCTGGTAATGGAGATGGGCGGTGTCATTTCGCACGGCGCCGTGGTGGCCCGCGAATACGGCATCCCCGCCGTGGTTGGGGTGCCGGACGCCACCACGCGGTTGCGCACCGGCCAGACCGTCGTCGTGGACGGAGCCGCCGGGACCATCACCGAAGTTGCGACCGAACCCGACGGCGGGACCCTGCCGTAG
- a CDS encoding cold-shock protein: MATGTVKWFNAEKGFGFIAPDDGSADVFAHYSAIASSGYRSLDENQKVEFDVTQGPKGPQAENIRPL, encoded by the coding sequence ATGGCAACAGGCACAGTTAAATGGTTCAACGCCGAAAAGGGTTTTGGCTTCATCGCTCCGGATGACGGATCAGCAGATGTTTTCGCTCACTACTCGGCAATTGCCAGCAGCGGCTACCGCTCCCTGGATGAAAACCAGAAGGTCGAATTCGATGTGACCCAGGGTCCCAAGGGCCCGCAGGCAGAGAACATTCGCCCGCTGTAA
- a CDS encoding DinB family protein, which yields MDDKAILHRYLKTRRAQLLAKLDGLGEYDVRRPMTPTGTNLLGLVKHVASVELGYFGEVFGRPSERDVPWLDDDAEPDADMWATPAETRADIIALHQFSADHSDATIEALALDAPGVVPWWPEERKHVTLQQILVHMGSETAQHLGHADILRELIDGAAGQGPSDPNLPMRSDAEKTAHFDRLEAAAREAAAGGPIA from the coding sequence ATGGATGACAAAGCGATTCTGCACCGCTACCTGAAGACGCGGCGGGCCCAACTGCTCGCGAAGCTCGACGGGCTGGGCGAATACGACGTCCGCCGTCCCATGACTCCCACCGGCACCAACCTCCTGGGCCTCGTAAAGCACGTTGCCAGCGTGGAGCTGGGCTACTTCGGCGAGGTGTTCGGACGGCCGAGCGAGCGGGACGTCCCGTGGCTTGACGACGACGCCGAGCCTGATGCGGATATGTGGGCGACGCCCGCTGAAACCCGCGCGGACATCATCGCCCTGCACCAATTCTCGGCGGACCACAGCGATGCCACCATCGAGGCCCTCGCGCTCGACGCCCCCGGCGTGGTGCCATGGTGGCCGGAAGAGCGAAAGCACGTGACCCTGCAGCAGATCCTGGTCCATATGGGTTCGGAGACGGCCCAGCACCTCGGGCACGCGGACATCCTCCGCGAACTCATCGACGGCGCCGCAGGGCAGGGCCCGAGCGACCCCAACCTCCCGATGCGGAGCGATGCGGAGAAGACCGCACACTTCGACCGGCTGGAAGCCGCCGCCCGGGAAGCTGCGGCCGGCGGACCGATCGCCTGA
- a CDS encoding serine hydrolase, producing the protein MSATTRATASPVPAAAVIPATRVSAIGPALEAQISGIISANAPSQVGVALIDMADGIVHQYGVREKFVAASTGKVLAAAAYYHLAESGLLSLAAPMGGAAAEIQLRRMIQQSDNQSWSLILGAIGHQGIQDYAASIGITYDRMTNTLSAAETAQLLALLFSGRLLGDANTAQLLSYMQYTNYEWLIPAALPDGINVFHKYGLLGGNLHDAAILVQGTRAYVLVVYTLGQDPAGMPGGTGIIHQVTQTVAAALF; encoded by the coding sequence ATGAGTGCCACCACCCGTGCCACAGCATCGCCGGTTCCCGCCGCGGCCGTCATCCCGGCCACCCGGGTGTCGGCCATCGGCCCGGCCCTTGAGGCGCAGATCAGCGGCATCATCAGCGCAAACGCCCCCAGCCAGGTAGGGGTCGCCCTGATCGACATGGCGGACGGCATCGTCCACCAGTACGGTGTCCGGGAGAAGTTCGTGGCGGCGAGTACGGGCAAGGTTCTGGCAGCGGCCGCCTACTACCACCTGGCCGAATCGGGGCTCCTCTCGCTGGCGGCGCCCATGGGCGGTGCCGCGGCCGAAATCCAGCTCCGCCGGATGATCCAGCAAAGTGACAACCAGTCCTGGTCACTGATCCTTGGCGCCATCGGCCACCAGGGGATCCAGGACTACGCGGCATCGATCGGCATCACCTACGACCGCATGACGAACACCCTCAGCGCGGCAGAGACGGCGCAGCTATTGGCGCTGCTGTTCAGCGGCCGGCTGCTCGGCGATGCCAATACTGCCCAGCTGCTCTCCTATATGCAGTACACGAATTACGAGTGGCTGATCCCGGCCGCCCTTCCGGACGGAATCAACGTTTTCCACAAGTACGGCCTGCTCGGCGGCAACCTGCATGATGCGGCCATCCTGGTCCAGGGCACGCGGGCCTACGTGCTTGTGGTGTACACCTTGGGGCAGGACCCTGCAGGCATGCCCGGCGGCACCGGGATCATCCATCAGGTCACGCAGACGGTTGCGGCCGCACTGTTCTAG
- a CDS encoding acyl-CoA dehydrogenase family protein codes for MYIADLLPAGERQRYLDTREFLQSRVRAQSIDYWNREEFPFGLLAEMGKRGLGGLQTDGTSKLFKGLMYVEVARADVSLSALVGIHNELIVGMINELGSEEQKRRWLPGLTAFTQLGAFALTEPDHGSDIAGGLATTARLENGEWVINGAKRWIGAGTIADFALVWARDVADQQIKGFIVETDRPGYVATKIANKIGLRIMQNADIVLDDVRIPEANLLPGATDFSKANELLRDSRAWVGWQGAGIQLAAFDVARSYSLQRKQFGRELARFQLVQQQLSEILGNASASLALMVQLARIQEDGKLEMAQAAMAKATTTRLARASVAMGRSLLGGNGISSDFEMGKLFGDAEILYTYEGSYEINSLIVARAVTGKSAFV; via the coding sequence ATGTACATCGCGGACCTGCTGCCTGCCGGGGAGCGGCAGCGCTACCTCGACACGAGGGAGTTCCTGCAGTCCCGGGTACGTGCCCAGTCCATCGACTACTGGAACCGCGAGGAGTTCCCCTTCGGGCTGCTGGCCGAGATGGGCAAGCGCGGGCTCGGCGGGCTGCAGACGGACGGCACCTCCAAGCTCTTCAAGGGCCTCATGTACGTGGAAGTGGCCCGGGCCGACGTGTCGCTGTCGGCGCTGGTGGGCATCCACAACGAACTCATCGTGGGCATGATCAACGAGCTTGGCTCCGAGGAACAAAAGCGCCGGTGGTTGCCCGGCCTGACTGCCTTCACCCAGCTGGGTGCCTTTGCGCTCACGGAGCCGGACCACGGTTCCGACATCGCCGGCGGCCTGGCCACCACCGCCCGGCTCGAGAACGGCGAATGGGTGATCAACGGCGCCAAGCGGTGGATCGGGGCCGGCACCATTGCGGACTTTGCCCTGGTGTGGGCCCGCGATGTGGCCGATCAGCAGATCAAAGGCTTCATCGTGGAGACGGACCGCCCGGGCTATGTTGCAACGAAGATCGCCAACAAGATCGGGCTGCGGATCATGCAGAACGCGGACATCGTGCTCGATGACGTCCGGATCCCGGAGGCAAACCTGCTCCCCGGCGCCACCGATTTCTCCAAAGCCAACGAGCTCCTGCGGGATTCGCGTGCCTGGGTGGGCTGGCAAGGTGCCGGGATCCAGCTGGCCGCGTTCGACGTCGCCCGTTCCTATTCGCTGCAGCGCAAACAGTTCGGCAGGGAACTGGCCCGCTTCCAGCTGGTCCAGCAGCAGCTTTCCGAGATCCTGGGCAATGCGTCCGCCTCGCTGGCACTGATGGTTCAGCTGGCCCGGATACAGGAGGACGGCAAGCTGGAAATGGCGCAGGCCGCCATGGCCAAGGCCACCACCACCAGGCTCGCGCGCGCCTCCGTGGCCATGGGACGTTCCCTGCTGGGCGGCAACGGCATCAGCAGCGACTTCGAGATGGGCAAGCTGTTCGGTGACGCCGAGATCCTTTACACCTACGAGGGCAGCTACGAGATCAACTCGCTGATCGTGGCCCGGGCCGTGACGGGGAAATCGGCCTTCGTATAG
- a CDS encoding AMP-binding protein produces MTVTDDFRAARDHLLALRHDYSQARSTFEWPRLEEFNFALDWFDAIAADPATGSNPALVIVEQDGSATRRSFAELSARSNQVANWLRGQGVKRGDRMIIMLGNQVELWELMLAGIKLGIVLIPTTTLMGPADLKDRVERGEAGWAAVGSANIAKFAAVPGDYKLIEIGDAGPSAADAAPDAFRYTESAAAPAEFTPDAPTKADETLLLYFTSGTTSKAKLVEHTHTSYPVGHLSTMYWIGLEPGDVHLNVASPGWAKHAWSNVFTPWIAEACVFIYNYDRFDARALMEQMDREKVTSFCAPPTVWRMLIQADLTLLQNPPTKVVSAGEPLNAEVIGQVQRAWGQTIRDGFGQTETTVQVANTPGQPVKIGAMGQPLPGYDVVLVDPATGEESDDGELCLRLEPRPVGLMKSYYGDPDKTADAFRGGYYHTGDMASRDERGIITYVGRDDDVFKSSDYRLSPFELESVLIEHPAVAEAAVVPSPDPLKLSVPKAFVVLAAGHEPGPELAEEILRYCREHLAPFKRIRRIEFAELPKTISGKIRRVELRHSEELRHGPAESGAAAPGPCLLYTSRCV; encoded by the coding sequence ATGACAGTCACCGACGACTTCCGTGCCGCACGCGACCACCTGCTCGCCCTGCGCCATGACTACAGCCAGGCGAGGAGCACCTTCGAGTGGCCGCGGCTGGAGGAGTTCAACTTCGCGCTCGACTGGTTCGACGCCATTGCGGCTGATCCGGCCACGGGGAGCAACCCGGCGCTGGTGATCGTCGAGCAGGACGGCTCGGCGACGCGCCGCAGTTTCGCCGAGTTATCGGCGCGCTCGAACCAGGTGGCCAACTGGCTCCGCGGCCAGGGTGTGAAACGAGGCGACCGCATGATCATCATGCTGGGCAACCAGGTGGAGCTGTGGGAACTCATGCTGGCCGGCATCAAGCTAGGCATCGTACTCATCCCCACCACCACGCTCATGGGCCCGGCCGACCTGAAGGACCGCGTGGAGCGCGGCGAAGCGGGCTGGGCCGCCGTCGGCAGCGCCAACATCGCCAAATTCGCCGCGGTTCCCGGCGATTACAAGCTCATTGAAATCGGCGACGCCGGGCCCTCCGCAGCGGACGCGGCCCCGGATGCCTTCCGGTACACGGAGTCCGCGGCGGCCCCGGCGGAGTTCACTCCGGACGCCCCGACCAAGGCCGACGAGACGCTGCTCCTGTATTTCACCTCCGGGACCACATCCAAGGCCAAGCTCGTGGAGCACACGCACACGTCCTATCCCGTGGGCCACCTGTCCACGATGTATTGGATCGGCCTGGAGCCCGGCGACGTCCACCTCAACGTGGCATCCCCGGGCTGGGCCAAGCACGCCTGGTCCAACGTGTTCACGCCGTGGATCGCGGAGGCCTGCGTGTTCATCTACAACTACGACCGCTTCGACGCCCGCGCCCTGATGGAGCAGATGGACCGCGAGAAGGTCACCAGTTTCTGCGCCCCGCCAACGGTCTGGCGGATGCTCATCCAGGCTGACCTCACGCTCCTCCAGAACCCGCCCACGAAGGTGGTGTCCGCGGGCGAGCCGCTCAACGCCGAGGTGATCGGGCAGGTCCAGCGCGCCTGGGGCCAGACGATCCGAGACGGCTTCGGGCAGACAGAGACCACGGTGCAGGTGGCCAACACGCCCGGACAGCCGGTGAAGATCGGCGCCATGGGCCAGCCCCTCCCGGGGTATGACGTGGTGCTGGTTGACCCTGCCACCGGGGAGGAATCCGACGACGGCGAACTCTGCTTGCGCCTGGAGCCGCGGCCCGTGGGCCTGATGAAGTCCTACTACGGGGATCCGGACAAGACGGCGGACGCCTTCCGTGGCGGCTACTACCACACGGGCGACATGGCCAGCCGGGACGAGCGCGGCATCATCACCTACGTGGGCCGCGACGACGACGTCTTCAAGTCCTCCGACTACCGGCTGTCCCCGTTCGAGCTTGAGAGTGTCCTGATTGAGCATCCAGCCGTGGCGGAGGCCGCCGTGGTCCCGTCCCCTGACCCGCTCAAGCTCTCCGTGCCCAAGGCGTTCGTGGTCCTCGCTGCCGGCCATGAGCCCGGGCCGGAGCTGGCCGAGGAGATCCTGCGCTACTGCCGCGAGCACCTGGCACCGTTCAAGCGCATCCGGCGGATCGAATTCGCCGAGCTGCCGAAGACCATTTCCGGCAAGATCCGGCGCGTTGAACTGCGGCACAGCGAGGAGCTCCGGCACGGCCCGGCGGAGTCCGGCGCCGCGGCCCCCGGCCCCTGTCTCTTATACACATCTAGATGTGTATAA
- a CDS encoding MarR family winged helix-turn-helix transcriptional regulator, with amino-acid sequence MNSPLPRDPIADAQRNWERHGWGDVAAPMAAITAIMRTQQILLARIEGALKPFGLTFARYELLALLSFARSGALPMNKASALLQVHPTSVTNAVDRLEKAGLVARSPHPTDGRTTLIELTAEGRTLAKSATAVLNTEVFSQSGFADRDVDQLIRILGDFRRGAGDFSE; translated from the coding sequence ATGAACTCGCCGCTGCCCCGCGATCCCATTGCCGATGCGCAGCGCAACTGGGAGCGCCACGGCTGGGGGGACGTCGCCGCGCCGATGGCCGCCATCACGGCGATCATGCGCACCCAGCAGATTCTCCTGGCCCGGATCGAGGGCGCCCTGAAACCCTTCGGCCTGACGTTTGCCCGCTACGAACTTCTGGCGCTGCTCAGCTTCGCCCGGAGCGGCGCGCTGCCCATGAACAAGGCGAGCGCCCTGCTTCAGGTCCACCCCACCTCGGTGACCAACGCCGTCGACCGCCTCGAAAAGGCCGGGCTGGTGGCCCGTTCGCCACACCCCACGGATGGTCGCACCACGCTGATCGAGCTCACCGCCGAGGGGCGCACCCTTGCGAAAAGCGCGACGGCGGTGCTCAACACCGAAGTGTTCAGCCAGTCCGGCTTCGCAGACCGTGATGTTGACCAGCTAATCCGCATCCTCGGTGACTTCCGCCGGGGAGCCGGGGACTTCTCCGAATGA
- a CDS encoding PAS and ANTAR domain-containing protein, translating into MNMPKTVRTYSSALGEAECAAGTFRYDAATQRLDWSDELYALHGYSRGEIVPTLDLLLSHKHPEDRDRCQDIFASACASGGYFCSYHRLIDARLREHRVLTAGEALVEAGTLRVVDGFIIDLTSTMHWETERASREAVAGAIGTRSTIEQAKGILMGALRIRSDAAFQLLATYSQQTNIKVASTAADLVQLANNPQQHALLRTFIDELHRPSELQPGRDSVPGR; encoded by the coding sequence ATGAACATGCCGAAGACGGTCCGGACCTACTCGAGTGCGCTCGGGGAGGCAGAGTGTGCCGCCGGCACGTTCCGCTACGATGCTGCCACGCAGCGGCTGGACTGGTCGGATGAGCTCTACGCCCTTCACGGATACAGCCGCGGGGAGATCGTTCCAACGCTCGATCTGCTCCTCTCCCACAAACACCCGGAGGACAGGGACCGCTGCCAGGACATCTTTGCGTCTGCCTGCGCCTCGGGAGGGTACTTCTGCAGTTACCACCGCCTCATCGACGCCCGCCTGCGCGAGCACCGGGTCCTGACGGCGGGGGAGGCGCTGGTGGAGGCCGGGACCCTGCGGGTTGTTGACGGGTTCATCATCGACCTCACCAGCACCATGCACTGGGAGACAGAGCGCGCGTCCCGGGAAGCCGTGGCGGGAGCCATCGGCACGCGGAGCACCATAGAACAGGCGAAGGGAATCCTGATGGGGGCCCTGCGCATCCGCTCCGACGCCGCGTTCCAACTGCTTGCCACCTACAGCCAGCAAACCAACATCAAAGTGGCCAGCACCGCCGCCGACCTCGTGCAGTTGGCGAATAATCCGCAGCAGCACGCACTGCTCCGCACGTTCATCGACGAGCTGCACCGCCCCTCCGAACTCCAGCCGGGGAGAGACTCCGTTCCCGGCCGCTAG
- a CDS encoding YegP family protein, translating into MAGMFELFIDSDASFRFQLTAPDGTVMAVSRAFPSKAAAVEGIAAVREYAGMGHVRELPEAPAERRAAHRPAAVMGGAVRRVQPVRPELRPSCKDSVPPLSLATSFVRYPAGARG; encoded by the coding sequence ATGGCTGGCATGTTCGAACTTTTCATCGACTCAGACGCTTCTTTCAGATTTCAGCTCACTGCACCGGACGGGACCGTGATGGCAGTTTCCCGGGCGTTTCCGAGCAAGGCAGCCGCGGTGGAAGGTATCGCTGCCGTTCGCGAATACGCCGGCATGGGCCACGTGCGGGAGTTGCCCGAAGCGCCCGCGGAACGCCGGGCCGCACATCGCCCGGCAGCGGTGATGGGCGGAGCTGTCCGGCGGGTCCAGCCCGTCCGGCCCGAATTGCGGCCTTCCTGCAAGGATTCCGTTCCTCCCCTTTCGCTGGCGACTTCTTTCGTTCGGTATCCCGCCGGTGCCCGGGGATGA
- a CDS encoding helix-turn-helix transcriptional regulator gives MTDDMPEGVIQTEVKAELFKSMGHPARILILEMMADGPVAVSRLRDGTGLEASNLSQHLGILRRQRLVVPSRKDGRLFYELSCSDVSEVLDAARGLLGTVLQTSGNPPAGGFQAGNLPSVARRATAGTSSRRAAAL, from the coding sequence ATGACGGATGACATGCCAGAGGGTGTGATCCAGACGGAGGTGAAGGCTGAGCTGTTCAAATCCATGGGTCATCCCGCGCGAATCCTGATTCTGGAGATGATGGCTGACGGTCCGGTTGCAGTTAGCCGCCTGCGGGACGGGACGGGCCTTGAGGCATCGAACCTGTCCCAGCACCTGGGCATTCTCCGCCGCCAGCGCCTGGTCGTCCCGTCGCGGAAGGACGGCCGCCTCTTCTACGAACTCTCCTGCTCGGACGTGAGCGAGGTTCTCGACGCAGCGCGGGGCCTCCTTGGCACAGTCCTCCAGACCAGCGGAAATCCTCCGGCTGGCGGCTTCCAGGCCGGCAATTTGCCGTCAGTGGCCCGGCGTGCCACCGCCGGCACCAGCAGCCGACGAGCGGCGGCTCTCTAG
- a CDS encoding type II CAAX prenyl endopeptidase Rce1 family protein gives MPLAVQRTVRGTSLRIIPAAMLSLSGFLLLGLEQGAPGYALLAASLLLAALLDRILLRDLALIAAGVVAISAVPVTTDVSTSHMLVMGSAMILAVGIPYAVSRFVTREHSVVFPVRTGKKWTRAEKWYLPAVVVMGYALLPVYMIRTGVYMNWPAVHDPEGIARLFVGTNALGIWDELFFICTTFALLRRHLPDWQANLLQAVLFTSFLWELGFRSWAPLFIYPFALLQARIFTVTKSLSYIVSVHLLFDFVLFLVLLHAHNRAWIDIFLY, from the coding sequence ATGCCCCTGGCCGTGCAGCGCACTGTCAGGGGGACATCCCTGCGCATTATCCCGGCCGCGATGCTGTCGCTGTCCGGCTTCCTCCTGCTCGGGCTGGAGCAGGGCGCTCCCGGATACGCCCTGCTGGCGGCCTCGCTGCTCCTGGCCGCCTTGCTGGACAGGATATTGCTCCGGGACCTGGCGCTGATTGCTGCGGGAGTCGTCGCCATCAGCGCCGTGCCGGTCACCACGGACGTCAGCACGTCCCACATGCTCGTCATGGGATCCGCGATGATTCTGGCCGTCGGGATCCCCTACGCCGTTTCACGATTCGTCACCAGGGAGCACTCGGTGGTCTTCCCGGTCCGGACCGGGAAGAAGTGGACCCGGGCCGAGAAATGGTATCTGCCGGCCGTGGTGGTGATGGGCTACGCCCTGCTGCCCGTGTACATGATCAGGACCGGCGTCTACATGAACTGGCCGGCCGTGCATGACCCCGAAGGCATTGCCCGCCTCTTCGTGGGCACCAACGCCCTGGGCATTTGGGACGAGCTGTTTTTCATCTGCACCACGTTCGCACTGCTCCGGAGGCACCTGCCCGACTGGCAGGCCAACCTGCTGCAGGCCGTCCTGTTCACATCATTTCTGTGGGAACTGGGATTCCGGTCCTGGGCGCCGCTGTTCATCTACCCGTTCGCCCTCCTGCAGGCACGCATCTTCACGGTCACCAAGTCGCTGTCCTACATCGTCAGTGTCCACCTGCTCTTCGACTTCGTGCTGTTCCTGGTGCTGCTCCACGCCCACAACCGCGCATGGATCGACATTTTTCTGTACTAG